In one window of Gossypium arboreum isolate Shixiya-1 chromosome 4, ASM2569848v2, whole genome shotgun sequence DNA:
- the LOC128291788 gene encoding AP2-like ethylene-responsive transcription factor At1g16060: MAKAKISHQNQKNGSDNEKPAAQPTTKLKRTRKTVPRHSPPQCSSTYRGVTRHRWTGRFEAHLWDKNCWNESQNKKGRQDDETVPLSLQIISLLSLGRPRLM; the protein is encoded by the exons atggCGAAGGCGAAAATCTCACATCAAAACCAGAAGAACGGTTCGGATAATGAAAAACCTGCTGCACAACCTACAACCAAACTCAAGCGCACTCGTAAAACTGTTCCCCGTCACTCTCCTCCCCAATGTAGCTCCACGTATCGAGGCGTTACTAG GCACCGATGGACAGGGAGATTTGAAGCTCATTTGTGGGATAAGAATTGCTGGAATGAATCGCAGAACAAAAAAGGAAGACAAG ACGATGAAACCGTGCCACTGTCGCTTCAAATCATCTCGCTACTATCTCTGGGGAGGCCGAGGTTGATGTAG